The DNA segment ACGGACGCCGTCAAATTCTCTACATTGCTGTAGATTCTACGGGCGGCATCCGGTAACGACTCACGAGAAGGACGGGCGGACCCCCACATGTTCGGACTGAGCGAACTCGCGATCATCCTCATCGTCGTCATAGCCGTGCTCGCGGCGAAAAAACTGCCCGACCTGGCCCGCTCGGCCGGCAAGTCCGCCCGCATCCTCAAGGCCGAGGCCCGCGCGGCCAAGGCGGAGGCACCGGAGGACGAGCGGCGGGCCCGGGCCCAGCAGTCCCAGCCCTCCCGGCAGCCGGACGCCCCTCGTGTCATCCCGGGCGAGACCGTCGTCACAGGGGAGACCGCCGCCCGGGACACGTCCGCCGACGGCAGCCCCATCCAGCAGCAGCGGTAGCAGTGACGTAGGCGAGCCCGCTCAGCCGTTCCAGACGTCGTCGTACGGGTCCCTCGGGGTGGGGACCGGCTTCGCGGACGTGACCTCGAAGTAGGGGACGGGTCCGTCGTTGACCGGGTCCTTCGTCCGGCGCGGGCTGTAGGTGCCGCTGACCTCCAGCCAGGCGTCCGGCTGCAGGACCGGGGGGACCTCGCCGGTCAGGGCGATCTTCACCGGCTGACCGTCCGCGGCACAGCAGTTGAGGGACATCCGGACCAGTTGGGGAGCACCGGACGGGTCCAGTGCGACGAAGCCGGTGATCTCGATGGGCCGGTCGCCCAGGCCACGTCCGTCGTCGTAGACCGCGCGGGCCGCGTACTCCCCCACCCCCAGGCGCAGCGTGCCCCCGGCGGGAAGTTCCGGGAAGCCGAACGGCTTCTGCAGGGCCGTACCCGTGTGGGTGGCGCTGTACGAGCCGAGGGCCGGCGGGGCCACCAGGATCAGGGCGAGGACGGGAAGGGCGAGGAGCCAGGAGACACGGGGCTCGCAATGCCCCTGACGGTCGTCGGAGTCGCCGTCGCGCCTCCCGCGGGACCCACGCCACTCGTACCAGACCGTCGCCACCGCCGTCACGACGAGCACGGCACCGCACAGCAGGAGCAGCGGGCGCAGGCCCGCCTTCACATAGCGCAGGTGGAGGTCGGTCAGCCCGGCGTGCAGCACGGTCGTGCCCAGGAGGAACAGCAGGGCAGCCTGCGCCTGCCGGTTGAGGCTCGGGTTCGAGTGGCGACGCAACCGGTTCACAGCAGCACCGCTCCCGTCAGGACCGAGACCCCGACCGCCAGGACGAGGGTCGCCGGGGCGAAGCGCAGGGCGAAGCCGCGGCCGAACGTGCCGACCTGCATGGCGAAGAGCTTGAGATCGACCATGGGGCCCACTACGAGGAAGGTGAGCCGGGCCGTCAGCGAGAACTGGGTCAGGGACGCGGCGACGAACGCGTCCGCCTCCGAGCAGATCGACAGCAGGACGGCCAGCGCGGCCAGGACCAGCACCGACAGCACGGGGTGGTCGGCCGCCCGTTGCAGCCAGGCGGCCGGGACGACCGCCTTCAGCGTCGCCGCGGCCATCGCACCGACCACCAGGAAGCCGCCGGCGTGCATCACGTCGTGCCGGACCGACCCCCAGAACGCCGCGCCCCGGCCCTGCCCCTCGTAGGACGAGCGGGACGGCGGGCGCAGCCAGTCGGCGCGGCCGTGGCGCTGCCACAGCCAGCCCATCAGGCAGGCCACCAGCAGGCTCGCCACGAACCGGGCGAGGACCATCAGGGGGTCGTTCGGGAAGGCGACCGCCGTCGCCGTCAGCACGATCGGGTTGATCGCGGGCGCGGACAGCAGGAACGCCAGCGCCGCCGCCGGGGCCACTCCCCTGCGCACCAGCGCCCCCGCCACCGGGACCGACGCGCACTCGCAGCCGGGGAGCACCGCGCCCGCCGCGCCCGCGACCGGGACCGCCAGGGACGGACGCCTCGGCAGGGCGCGGGCGAAGAAGGACGGCGGGACGAAGACCGCGATCGCCGCGGACAGCAGGACGCCGAGCACCAGGAAGGGCAGCGCCTGGATCATCACCGCCACGAACACCGTCGTCCAGCTCTGCATCACCGGGGCGCCCAGGGCGCGGCGGATCGGGGCCTGGAACATCACGGCGGAGAGCAGGAACAGGACGAGCAGGAGAGGCGGGTCGAGGTGCCGGGACTCCCCGGCCGCCCCGCCACCGCCGTCACCGAGCCCCGTGTCACCGTCGGCCCCCTTGCGGGGAGCCGGCTTGGTCATGGCCACGGGCCGGTCACCTCCGGACTCGCGCGCGGGAGCGGGGCGGGGGCGCGCGTTCCCCCTCCCCTCGATACGGAGCGGAGGGCGGACCCGTTCAGCACCGTTCGGCACGGTTCGGCACCGGCCGTCGTGCACCCGTGGAACCGCCTGCGTGTATACGGCAGTCTTTCCTCCCGTGGTGAACCTTCCGCATCAGACCCCGCCAAGCGTTCCCCCCGCGCACATGCTGGTGTGCGGTGACGACGGACTCGCGCACCGGCTCGCCGCCGAACTCCGGGGCGTGTACGGCGAACAGGTCACCCTCGTCGTGCCGCCCTCCGGACTCCGGGTGCGGGAACCGGTGGTGGGCCGGGCCCGCGCCGCGTCCGCCGCGCTGATCGACCGGTTCGTGAACGCCACCGTCAACCGCGCCGGCACGGGCGGCGGCCTCGACGAGCCACCCGACGAACAGCTCGTCGAGGCCGCCGAACCCACCGACGCCGTACTCACCGAAGCGGGCGTCGCACGGGCCGCCGCGCTGGCCCTGGTGTACGACGACGACGAGACCAACATCCACGCCGCCCTCAACGCCCGCAGGATCAATCCCAGGATCCGCCTCGTCCTGCGCCTCTACAACCGGCGCCTGGGCCGGCACGTCGAGGACCTGCTCGACCAGGCCGCGGAGTTGTCCGGCGGCGACGCGCAGGGGCCTGGACACCACGGGGGCGACGCCTCCACCACCGTGCTGTCCGACGCCGACACGGCCGCCCCCGCCCTGGTCGCCACCGCGCTCGTCGGCACCAGCAAGATCGTCGACACCGACGGGCTGATGCTGCGCGCGGTGGAGCGCCGGCCCCCGCGGCCCGGCGAGGTCGCCGATCCCGGCCTGTGCACGCTGGCGCTGCTGTCCGCGACGAGCAACGACCCGGCCGGCTCGGACGGTTCGGAGGACAGCGGCGACCAGGGTCCGCAGATGCTGCCCGACGCGGCGGCCGTCGCGGCGGCGACCGGACGCGGCACGATGGTGCTGGAGCAGGTGTCGTACTCCGGGCCGCCGCTGCCCGCCGTACGGGCCGGGGTGCCGCCGTTCGCCTCGCTGTTCTCGCAGCGGCTGCGGTGGTCGCTGGCGGGGCTCGCGACGGCCGTGGTGGTCCTGGCGGTCGTGCTGGCCCTGGTCACGGACGACCACCCGCTGCACGCCGTCTACGTCACCCTGCTCGACCTCTTCGCGATCAACGAGCCCGCGCACAACCAGTCCATGGGGCGGCAGATACTGCAACTGCTCACCGGGCTGGTCGGGTTGCTGCTGCTGCCGGTGATGCTGGCGGCCGTCCTGGAGGCGCTGGGCACCTTCCGCACCGTGTCGGCGCTGCGCAAGCCGCCGCGCGGGCTGAGCCGGCACGTGGTGCTGCTCGGGCTCGGCAAGATCGGTACACGGGTGCTGACCCGGCTGCGCGAACTGCACATCCCCGTGGTGTGCGTCGAGGCCGACCCGGAGGCGCGGGGGATGGCCACCGCACGGCGACTGGGCGTACCGGTGGTGCTCGGGGACGTCACGCAGGAGGGCGTGCTGGAGGCCGCGAAGATCCACCGGGCCGACGCGTTCCTCGCGCTCACCAGCGCCGACACCACCAACCTGGAGGCCGTGCTGTACGCGCGGGCCGTACGCGCCGACCTGCGGGCCGTCCTGCGGCTGTACGACGACGAGTTCGCGACGGCCGTGTACCGCACGCTGCGGGCCGCGCACCCCGACGCGGTGACCCGCAGCCGCAGCGTCTCCCACCTGGCCGCGCCCGCCTTCGCCGGGGCGATGATGGGCCGGCAGATCCTGGGGGCCATCCCGGTCGAGCGGCGGGTGCTGCTGTTCGCGGCGCTGACCGTGGGCGGGCATCCGCAACTGGAGGGGAAGACGGTCGGCGAGGCGTTCCGGGCCGGGGCGTGGCGGGTGCTGGCCCTGGACACGGCGGCGACCCGGCCGGCGCCGGGCGCGGGCGGGAACGGCACCGGCCCCGGTCCCGGGAACGCCGTCGGTCCCGGGACCGGGGCCGCGGCCGGCGGCACCGCGGCGGCCGGTGAGCCGTCGGGACCGTCGGGACCGTCGGGACCGTCGGGGCTGGTGTGGGACCTGCCCGACACGTACGTCCTGCGGAACGAGGACCGGGTGGTGCTGGGCGCCACCCGGCGAGGGCTGGCGGAACTGCTCGGGCGCAGGGGGAGGGAACGGTCGGTAGGGTGACCTGCCGGTGCTTCCCAGGCGGCCGGCGCCCGGGAAGCACCGGCGCCGGAATCCCTCAGCCCTGCTTCCCCTCCGCCGTCGCCGTACCCGTACCCGTCGTCGCCCCTGTCGCCGATCCCAGGTACCTTTCGGCGAAGTCCAGTTCCATGCGAACCTGTTTGATCCGCTCGTCGACCACCAGGGAGCCGTGTCCCGCGTCGTAGCGGTAGACCTCGTGGGGGGCCTCGCGGGACCGGAGGCGGTGGACGTAGTTCTCGATCTGCCGGATCGGGCAGCGCGGGTCGTTCACCCCGGCCGAGATGTAGACCGGCGCCTTCACCCGGTCGACGTAGGTGATCGGGGAGGACGCCTCGAACCGCCCGGGCACCTCCTCGGGCGTACCCCCGAGCAGCGTGCGGTCCATCGCCTTCAGCGCCTCCATCTCGTCGTGGTACGCCGTGACGTAGTCGGCGACCGGGACCACCGCGATGCCCAGCGTCCACGCGTCGGGCTGGACGCCCAGGCCGAGCAGGGTGAGGTAGCCGCCCCAGGAGCCGCCGGTGAGGATCAGGCGGTCCGGGTCCGCGAGGCCCGAGCCGATCGCCCACTCCCGGACCGCGGCGATGTCCTCCAGCTCGATCAGTCCGACCCGGTGCTTGAGCGCGTCGGTCCAGGCACGGCCGTACCCGGTGGAGCCCCGGTAGTTCACGCGGACCACCGCGTACCCGTGGTCGACCCAGGCGGCGGGGCCGGCGGCGAAGGAGTCACTGTCGTGCCAGGTGGGGCCGCCGTGGATGTCGAAGACGGTGGGCAGCGGGCCGGTCGTGCCCTCGGGCTTCTGGACCAGGGCGTGGATCCGGCCGCCGGGGCCCTCCACCCAGACGTCCTGAACCGGCACCGAGCCGGGCGAGCGCATCCCCGGCGGGTCCAGGACCACCCCGCCGCTCGTGGAGCGCACCGCCGACGGCTGGGCCGACGACGACCACAGGTACTCCACGCTGCCGTCCGGCCGGGCCGTCGCACCCGAGACGGTGCCGGGCGGGGTGCCGATCTCCACCAGCTCCGGGCCCGCCAGGTCGTAGCGGAACAGCTCGCTGCGGGCCTCGAAGCTGTGCGCGATGAGCAGACCCGTACCGTCCGGGAACCACTCGGCGCTCACGTCGCCCGGCAGCTCCAGGGAGAGGTCCGTCTCCTCGCCCGTCGCCACGTCCCACACCAGGGGCTCCCAGCGGCCGCGCCGCTGATGGCCGATGAGCAGACGCGTGTCACCGTCGACGGGGGCGAAGCCCAGCACCTCCAGACCCAGCTCCCCGGTACCGCCCCTGGTGTCGTCCAGTTCGGCGACCGTGGTGCCGTCGGGGCGCAGCACGCGCAGCGCGGAGTGCATCGCGTCGCCGTGCTCGGTGTGCTCCACGGCGATCAGCGAACCGTCGTGCGAGAGGTCCCCGACACTCGCCGACTCACGGTGCCGGTAGATCTCCACCGGCGCCGCAGCCGCATCACCCGCCCGCACCAGGTAGATCGTCGTACCCTCCTCGTCCGTGGAACGGCCCACGACGGCCGTGCTCCCGTCCCGGCCGAGAGCGAGACCGGCCGGGTACGAGGCGTCGAGCCCCGGAGCGGCGAGCCCGTCCGGACCGCCCGCGAACGGCTGGCGGCGCCAGACCCCGAACTCGTCGCCGTCCTTGTCGTCGAACCACCAGATCCACTCGCCGTCCGGTGAGAGCACGCCGTCCGTGGTGCCGTTGGGCCGGTCCGTCACCTGGCGCTGCCCGCCCGTCGACCGGTCCCAGGCATACAGCTCGTACGTCCCCGTCGCGTTCGACACGAACAGGGAACGGTCGGGGGCGTCCTCCGCCCAGTCGGGCAGGGACACCCGCGGCGCCCGGAAGCGCTTCTCCCAGTCGGGCATCCGCTCGCCCTGATGTACTCGCTCGGTCCGGTCCGTCCGCCGCGCCGGTGCGCCGGACCCGTTGCTCTCAGTCATGACCCCATACTGCCCGCCCCGGCGGGGTGCGCGCCGCCGAGGTCCCCGACCTGTGGACAACCGGAGCCCCCAGCCTGTGGACAACCGGCGGAACCACGGACCGTCGAGGCGGCCCCGCGGGCCGCTTCCCGGGCGCGGCACCGTACGGTGGGGGCGTGTACCGGTTTCTGCTGACGCCCCGATGGTGGGGGATCAACGTCTTCGTGCTGCTCGCCATCCCCTTCTGCGTCTTCATGGGGTCATGGCAGCTGGGCCGGTTCGAGGACCGCGTCGAGAACCACCGCGGCGCCGAGGAACAGGTCGCCTCCAGCCGGCAGGAGGAGGCCCGGCAGCTGGACACGCTGCTGCCGGTGACCAAGGCGACCTCCGGCAAGCAGACCACCGCGAGCGGCCGCTACGAGGAACAGCTCCTCGTGCCCGACCGCGACCTCGACGGCGAGCCCGGCCACTACGTCCTGACCTTGCTGCACACCGACACCGGCAAGGTCCTGCCCGTCCTACGGGGCTGGCTGCCCGGCGACCCGGACCCGGCCGGCGAGCCCGCGCCGCCGGCCGGCGAGGTCACCGTCACCGGGGCGCTCCAGGCGTCCGAGACACCCGGCAGCAACGGCGTGGGCGCCCTCAGCGGCCTGCCCGAGGGCCAGACCGGCGCGATCAGCTCGGCGTCCCTGGTGAACCTGGTTCCCCACGACGTGTACGACGCGTGGATCACCCTCAACGAGGGCGACTCGGGGATGCGCCCGGTGCCCGCGGTCGCGCCCGGCGGTACCGGCCTGGACCTCAAGGCCTTCCAGAACCTCGGCTACACCGCCGAGTGGTTCGCCTTCGTGGGCTTCGTGATCTTCATGTGGTTCCGCCTGGTACGCCGCGAGGCGGAACTGGCCCGGGACACGGAACTGGGCCTGGTCCCGGACGAGCGGCCCGCACAGGACCGGAAGCAGGGCCAGGGCGAGGACCAGAAGCGGGAGCAGGGCCAGGAGCAGCCGAGCCCGTCAGGGGTGTGACGGGCCGGCCTCGCGGGCCCGCCGTCGCCGTCAGCCCGCCGTGGTCGGCAGCAGTCCCGTCCAGTAGACGGTCCCCGCGCAGGCGTGGGGCACCGTGGCGGTCGCCGTGCCCGCTCCGCCCTCCGGGGTGTACGCCACCGTCACGCTGCCGCCGGTCGTGCCGTCCTCCATGAGGAGCTGGGCCTCGGTCCCCGTGTCGCCGCCCGCGGACGTGCCGTCGGCGGCCGTCGGGTTCTCGGACGGGCTGGGGTCGGACGAGGGGTCCACGCTGCCGCCGCTGCCGCCGCCCCCGCCGTTGGTGGGGCAGGGCTCGGAGGGCACCCAGGCGAACTTCACGTCGTACGCCTCACCCGGCTCGAGCACCGGTCGCCCGGCCTCCAGGGACGGGTCCGGCAGGCCCGCCGCCGCGTCCCCCGCCGTGTGCCGGACCGGGACCACCTCGGCTGCGTCGGCCGCGCCCAGCGGCGTCACCTCCAGGCTTCCCGGACCGCCGACCGTACAGCCGGCGGTGGACACGTTGGCCACCCGGAAGGAGCCGTAGACCGCGCCGGTGGAGTCGGGCGCGCCGCTGTTCGCGACGACCGGGCCGAGCTGGGCGCCCGTACAGACGGGTGACCCCGCGGTGGCGCTCGCCGAGGGGCCGGCCCCCTCCGTCACGCCCGTGCCCGCCCCGGTGCCGGTGGCCTTCTCCTCGTCCTCCGTGTCGTCCCTCCGGTCCCCCTCGACCCGGTCCGAGGTGCCGCCCGCGGTGGTCTCGCCCCCGCCGGGGCCCTCGCCCTCGCCGGTACCGTCCTGTGCCTGCGAGGCATGGCCCACGGCGGACGGGTTGGCGTCGGGGCCGGTGGAGCTGGAGATGTGCACGAGAGCCGGTACGGCCGTGCCGACGAAGAGGGCGGCGGCCGCCGCCCCGACGAGGATCTGCCGCTTGCGCGCCCGGCGGGCCGGGACCGCTCGCCGCAGGTAGTCCAGCGAGCCCTCGCTCGGCTCCACCACGCGCACCCAGCTGTGCAGCAGGCTGCGCAGCTCCAGCTCGTCCGGACCGAGCCGGTCGGGGCCCGGTCCGTCCGGGCCGGCGTTGGCGTCGTTCACAGTTACGTTCCCAGCGTGCGATCGCTTCGGCTGCTGCCCGGACGGCGACACCGGCCCACGCAGCACGCGCAGGCCGTCCCCACCGGACGAACCCGGGCCGTCGGACGCGAGCGCCTCGAACGCGGGCACCGCGGCCGATCCCTCTCCGGGCTCGCGCTCCCCGGCCGTACGCACGTCGGCCTCCCGGCCCCCGGTCTCCCCTTCCCGCGGATCCTCTTCCCGCGGATCCTCTTCCCGCGGATCCTCTTCCCGGGGCTCCCCCTCGCGAGGTTCCCGTTCCTCGGGTTCCCGCTCGTCGCCCTCGGGCTCGCGCTGCCCGCCCCCGGGGACGGGCTCGGACGGGCCCTCCTCCGCCCCGGGCCCCCGCGGTTCGCGCTCCTCGCCCCGCACGTCCTCGCCACGGGCGTCCTTCCCGGCGCTCATACCGGTGCCTCCATGGCCACCCTCAGTGCCGCGATCCCGCGCGAACCGTACGCCTTCACCGAACCCAGCGAGATGCCGAGCGTCGACGCGACCTGAGCCTCGGTCATGTCGGCGAAGTAGCGCAGCACCAGTACCTCGCGCTGACGGCGCTGGAGCCCTTTCATCGCCTTGATGAGGGAGTCGCGTTCCAGCAGGTCGTACGCGCCCTCCTCCGCACTCGCCATGTCGGGCATGGGCTTGGAGAGCAGTTTCAGCCCGAGGATGCGGCGGCGCAGCGCGGAACGGGAGAGGTTGACGACCGTCTGGCGCAGATACGCCAGGGTCTTCTCCGGGTCCCGGACGCGCTTGCGGGCGGAATGGACGCGGATGAACGCCTCCTGGACGACGTCCTCGCAGGAGGCGGTGTCGTCGAGGAGCAGCGCGGCGAGGCCCAGCAGCGAGCGGTAGTGCGCGCGATAGGTCTCGGTGAGGTGGTCGACGGTCGTGCCGGCCGCCACCACGTCGTCGGCACCGCCGTCACGCTGACCGGGTATGCGGGCGGGCCGCGCTGCGGGCATCGGCGCGATCACCGGCATGCCACCGGACGCACCGGCCCTGCGGGGTCGGAGTGCCTGGCGGGGCGGGCGCAGAGCCGGGCCGCGCGGCGTTGCGAAGTCGAGTACCTCAGCCACGCCAGTTGGACACCCGCCCCTCCGTGAGGGTTGTACGTGCCGGACGTCGCGTTTGTTGCGGCGCCCGGAATCCGCCGTCCCCCGTCCGCCCCGGGCAGCACCACCGACAGCACACCGAATGCCCTCATGCGTCCTGCTCTTCCCTTATGCATCATATGAACGGACGTCCCCACGCCCGGAAAAGACCGCCTCTCCCCCCGTGCGCCCGGAAAAAGGAGTACCCGCAAAGACGCTTTCCGCCCGGCACGCGGTTGCGTGGGGCGAAAGGTAAATCCTTGACTGCCTGCCGGCCAGGAGCAAGAGATCGGGGCACCGTGACCGGTTCACATCACTTGCACAGATCCTACAAAGCAAATGCTGTGACCAAGCATTGTTTACAGTGCGTGCGTCCGGGGCCGGTCCGGCACCGCCACCAGCTCGGCGATCTGCGCGGTGTTCAGGGCGGCGCCCTTGCGGAGGTTGTCGCCGCAGACGAAGAGCTCGAGCGCCGTCGGGTCGTCCAGGGCCCGGCGGACCCGCCCCACCCAGGTCGGGTCGGTGCCGACGACGTCGGCAGGCGTGGGGAACTCACCCGCGGCAGGATTGTCGTACAGCACGACGCCGGGCGCGGTGGCAAGGATCTCGCGGGCCTCGTCGACGGTGACCTCGTGCTCGAACCGGGCGTGCACGGTGAGCGAGTGCGTGGTGATCACCGGCACGCGGACACAGGTAACGGCGACCGGGAGGCGGGACAGGCCGAGGATCTTGCGGGACTCGTCGCGGACCTTCATCTCCTCGGAGGACCAGCCGTCCTCGCGCAACGACCCGGCCCACGGCACGACGTTCAGCGCGACCGGATCCGCGAACGGCCCCGTGCCGTCCCCCACGGCCCGGCGTACGTCACCGGGGCCCGTCCCCAGCTCCGTGCCCGCAACCAGGGAGAGCTGGTCGCGCAGGGTCCGCACACCGGCCTGCCCGGCGCCGCTGACCGCCTGGTACGAGGAGACAACCAGCTCGCTCAGCCCGAACTCGGCGTGCAGCGCGCCCACGGCGACGATCATCGACAGGGTGGTGCAGTTCGGGTTGGCGACGATCCCGCGCGGGCGCGTCCGCACGGTGTGCGGGTTGACCTCGGGGACGACGAGAGGCACCTCGGGGTCCATGCGGAAGGCGCCGGAGTTGTCGACCACCACCGCGCCCCGCGCGACGGCGACGGGCGCCCACCGCGCGGCGACCTCGTCGGGGACGTCGAACAGCGCGACGTCGATCCCGTCGAAGGCCTCCTCTGTGAGCGCCACGACCTCGGTCTCCTCTCCGCGCACGGCCAGCTTGCGGCCGGCCGAGCGCGGGGAGGCGATCAGTCTGATCTCACCCCAGATGTCCGCCCGCTGGGACAGGATCTGGAGCAGCACCGTGCCGACGGCTCCGGTCGCTCCCACGACCGCGAGCGCCGGTCGCCCGGACCGCGTCATCAGCGGCCGGTGCCCCCGTAGACGACGGCCTCGTCGCTGTCGGAGTCCAGCCCGAAGGCGGTGTGCACGGCGCGGACGGCCTCGTCCACTTCGTCCTTGCGGGTGACGACCGAGATGCGGATCTCGGAGGTCGAGATCAGCTCGATGTTCACGCCCGCGTCGGACAGCGCCGTGAAGAAGTCCGCGGTGACTCCGGGATGGGTCTTCATGCCGGCACCGACCAGGGAGATCTTGCCGATCTGGTCGTCGTAGCGCAGGGACTCGAAGCCGATGGCACCCTTGTTCTTCTCCAGGGCGTCGATGGCCTTGCGGCCGTCGGTCTTCGGCAGCGTGAACGAGATGTCCGTGAGGCCGGTGGAGGCCGCGGACACGTTCTGCACGACCATGTCGATGTTGATCTCGGCGTCGGCGATCGTGCGGAAGATCGAGGCCGCCTCGCCCGGCTTGTCCGGCACACCGACGACCGTGATCTTGGCCTCGGAGGTGTCGTGCGCGACACCGGAGATGAGCGCCTGCTCCACCTTCTTGTCCCCTCGCTGAATCGGCTCACTGCTGACCCACGTGCCCCGCAGCCCGCTGAAGGACGAGCGGACGTGGATCGGGATGTTGTACCGGCGGGCGTACTCCACACAGCGGTGGAGGAGCACCTTGGACCCGGAGGCCGCCAGTTCGAGCATGTCCTCGGTCGAGA comes from the Streptomyces sp. KMM 9044 genome and includes:
- a CDS encoding twin-arginine translocase TatA/TatE family subunit; this encodes MFGLSELAIILIVVIAVLAAKKLPDLARSAGKSARILKAEARAAKAEAPEDERRARAQQSQPSRQPDAPRVIPGETVVTGETAARDTSADGSPIQQQR
- a CDS encoding TIGR03943 family putative permease subunit, yielding MNRLRRHSNPSLNRQAQAALLFLLGTTVLHAGLTDLHLRYVKAGLRPLLLLCGAVLVVTAVATVWYEWRGSRGRRDGDSDDRQGHCEPRVSWLLALPVLALILVAPPALGSYSATHTGTALQKPFGFPELPAGGTLRLGVGEYAARAVYDDGRGLGDRPIEITGFVALDPSGAPQLVRMSLNCCAADGQPVKIALTGEVPPVLQPDAWLEVSGTYSPRRTKDPVNDGPVPYFEVTSAKPVPTPRDPYDDVWNG
- a CDS encoding permease, which gives rise to MAMTKPAPRKGADGDTGLGDGGGGAAGESRHLDPPLLLVLFLLSAVMFQAPIRRALGAPVMQSWTTVFVAVMIQALPFLVLGVLLSAAIAVFVPPSFFARALPRRPSLAVPVAGAAGAVLPGCECASVPVAGALVRRGVAPAAALAFLLSAPAINPIVLTATAVAFPNDPLMVLARFVASLLVACLMGWLWQRHGRADWLRPPSRSSYEGQGRGAAFWGSVRHDVMHAGGFLVVGAMAAATLKAVVPAAWLQRAADHPVLSVLVLAALAVLLSICSEADAFVAASLTQFSLTARLTFLVVGPMVDLKLFAMQVGTFGRGFALRFAPATLVLAVGVSVLTGAVLL
- a CDS encoding potassium channel family protein; protein product: MLVCGDDGLAHRLAAELRGVYGEQVTLVVPPSGLRVREPVVGRARAASAALIDRFVNATVNRAGTGGGLDEPPDEQLVEAAEPTDAVLTEAGVARAAALALVYDDDETNIHAALNARRINPRIRLVLRLYNRRLGRHVEDLLDQAAELSGGDAQGPGHHGGDASTTVLSDADTAAPALVATALVGTSKIVDTDGLMLRAVERRPPRPGEVADPGLCTLALLSATSNDPAGSDGSEDSGDQGPQMLPDAAAVAAATGRGTMVLEQVSYSGPPLPAVRAGVPPFASLFSQRLRWSLAGLATAVVVLAVVLALVTDDHPLHAVYVTLLDLFAINEPAHNQSMGRQILQLLTGLVGLLLLPVMLAAVLEALGTFRTVSALRKPPRGLSRHVVLLGLGKIGTRVLTRLRELHIPVVCVEADPEARGMATARRLGVPVVLGDVTQEGVLEAAKIHRADAFLALTSADTTNLEAVLYARAVRADLRAVLRLYDDEFATAVYRTLRAAHPDAVTRSRSVSHLAAPAFAGAMMGRQILGAIPVERRVLLFAALTVGGHPQLEGKTVGEAFRAGAWRVLALDTAATRPAPGAGGNGTGPGPGNAVGPGTGAAAGGTAAAGEPSGPSGPSGPSGLVWDLPDTYVLRNEDRVVLGATRRGLAELLGRRGRERSVG
- a CDS encoding S9 family peptidase, whose amino-acid sequence is MTESNGSGAPARRTDRTERVHQGERMPDWEKRFRAPRVSLPDWAEDAPDRSLFVSNATGTYELYAWDRSTGGQRQVTDRPNGTTDGVLSPDGEWIWWFDDKDGDEFGVWRRQPFAGGPDGLAAPGLDASYPAGLALGRDGSTAVVGRSTDEEGTTIYLVRAGDAAAAPVEIYRHRESASVGDLSHDGSLIAVEHTEHGDAMHSALRVLRPDGTTVAELDDTRGGTGELGLEVLGFAPVDGDTRLLIGHQRRGRWEPLVWDVATGEETDLSLELPGDVSAEWFPDGTGLLIAHSFEARSELFRYDLAGPELVEIGTPPGTVSGATARPDGSVEYLWSSSAQPSAVRSTSGGVVLDPPGMRSPGSVPVQDVWVEGPGGRIHALVQKPEGTTGPLPTVFDIHGGPTWHDSDSFAAGPAAWVDHGYAVVRVNYRGSTGYGRAWTDALKHRVGLIELEDIAAVREWAIGSGLADPDRLILTGGSWGGYLTLLGLGVQPDAWTLGIAVVPVADYVTAYHDEMEALKAMDRTLLGGTPEEVPGRFEASSPITYVDRVKAPVYISAGVNDPRCPIRQIENYVHRLRSREAPHEVYRYDAGHGSLVVDERIKQVRMELDFAERYLGSATGATTGTGTATAEGKQG
- a CDS encoding SURF1 family protein; the encoded protein is MYRFLLTPRWWGINVFVLLAIPFCVFMGSWQLGRFEDRVENHRGAEEQVASSRQEEARQLDTLLPVTKATSGKQTTASGRYEEQLLVPDRDLDGEPGHYVLTLLHTDTGKVLPVLRGWLPGDPDPAGEPAPPAGEVTVTGALQASETPGSNGVGALSGLPEGQTGAISSASLVNLVPHDVYDAWITLNEGDSGMRPVPAVAPGGTGLDLKAFQNLGYTAEWFAFVGFVIFMWFRLVRREAELARDTELGLVPDERPAQDRKQGQGEDQKREQGQEQPSPSGV
- a CDS encoding SigE family RNA polymerase sigma factor; protein product: MAEVLDFATPRGPALRPPRQALRPRRAGASGGMPVIAPMPAARPARIPGQRDGGADDVVAAGTTVDHLTETYRAHYRSLLGLAALLLDDTASCEDVVQEAFIRVHSARKRVRDPEKTLAYLRQTVVNLSRSALRRRILGLKLLSKPMPDMASAEEGAYDLLERDSLIKAMKGLQRRQREVLVLRYFADMTEAQVASTLGISLGSVKAYGSRGIAALRVAMEAPV
- a CDS encoding aspartate-semialdehyde dehydrogenase; translated protein: MTRSGRPALAVVGATGAVGTVLLQILSQRADIWGEIRLIASPRSAGRKLAVRGEETEVVALTEEAFDGIDVALFDVPDEVAARWAPVAVARGAVVVDNSGAFRMDPEVPLVVPEVNPHTVRTRPRGIVANPNCTTLSMIVAVGALHAEFGLSELVVSSYQAVSGAGQAGVRTLRDQLSLVAGTELGTGPGDVRRAVGDGTGPFADPVALNVVPWAGSLREDGWSSEEMKVRDESRKILGLSRLPVAVTCVRVPVITTHSLTVHARFEHEVTVDEAREILATAPGVVLYDNPAAGEFPTPADVVGTDPTWVGRVRRALDDPTALELFVCGDNLRKGAALNTAQIAELVAVPDRPRTHAL
- a CDS encoding aspartate kinase, producing MGLVVQKYGGSSVADAEGIKRVAKRVVEAKQNGHQVVVVVSAMGDTTDELIDLAEQVSPMPAGRELDMLLTAGERISMALLAMAIKNLGHNAQSFTGSQAGVITDSVHNKARIIDVTPGRIQASVDDGNIAIVAGFQGVSQQGKNITTLGRGGSDTTAVALAAALGAEVCEIYTDVDGVFTADPRVVKKARKIDWISTEDMLELAASGSKVLLHRCVEYARRYNIPIHVRSSFSGLRGTWVSSEPIQRGDKKVEQALISGVAHDTSEAKITVVGVPDKPGEAASIFRTIADAEINIDMVVQNVSAASTGLTDISFTLPKTDGRKAIDALEKNKGAIGFESLRYDDQIGKISLVGAGMKTHPGVTADFFTALSDAGVNIELISTSEIRISVVTRKDEVDEAVRAVHTAFGLDSDSDEAVVYGGTGR